The Setaria italica strain Yugu1 chromosome IX, Setaria_italica_v2.0, whole genome shotgun sequence genome has a window encoding:
- the LOC101775269 gene encoding non-specific lipid-transfer protein-like protein At2g13820 gives MAAVARTTTAMSILALAALLATTTVRVDGATAAAPAPAPAADCTDALLSLAGCLSYVQEGSTVATPDPTCCSGLKDVVRNEVACLCQVFQGGQNLGISLNMTKALQLPAACKVKTPPVSKCHVAVPGVPSASPVPAPSAGAAPFFGQSPPSATPSESPAPAGTGSDSNTPAAAPSPARSGAASLSASTAQTTLAAAAVAATLLVYRVL, from the exons ATGGCGGCCGTGGCTAGGACGACGACGGCTATGTCCATCCTCGCGCTCGCGGCGCTATtagccaccaccaccgtccgCGTCGATggcgccacggcggccgcgccggcgccggcgccggccgcggacTGCACGGACGCGCTGCTGAGCCTGGCGGGGTGCCTGAGCTACGTGCAGGAGGGGAGCACGGTGGCGACGCCCGACCCGACCTGCTGCTCGGGGCTCAAGGACGTGGTGCGCAACGAGGTGGCCTGCCTCTGCCAGGTGTTCCAGGGCGGCCAGAACCTCGGCATCTCCCTCAACATGACCAAGGCCCTGCAGCTGCCCGCCGCGTGCAAGGTCAAGACGCCGCCCGTCAGCAAGTGCCACG TTGCTGTTCCTGGTGTGCCCAGCGCGTCTCCAG TTCCGGCTCCATCTGCCGGAGCTGCCCCATTCTTCGGGCAGTCGCCGCCGTCAGCAACCCCTTCGGAATCACCGGCACCGGCAGGAACCGGGAGCGACTCCAACACTCCAGCTGCAGCTCCCTCCCCAGCGCGTTCTGGCGCGGCCAGCCTCTCGGCATCAACGGCACAGACCACCTTGGCTGCAGCAGCTGTTGCCGCGACTCTGCTTGTGTACCGTGTTTTGTGA
- the LOC105913601 gene encoding vegetative cell wall protein gp1-like — MPRRLQKSGAVLALVLCAAATVVESNAFTFPLYSATRAFHHRRAVSGEAAAAAAQPTAAPSISPVQQPVSAPGAQPPSSPVVAPVPSVTPRPAPAPLMPVAAAPAPMKPVHSPVTAPAPSPAVPAPLPPPTPAPAAGTPVIPSPKPPAPAPVIASPPNPSPAPTVATPPSAQDSAPPTDMLASGAAGLAASTGAVLVTAVAAIALC, encoded by the exons ATGCCTAGGCGGCTGCAGAAGAGCGGCGCCGTCCTGGCGTTGGTGCTCTGCGCCGCGGCCACCGTAGTAGAATCAA ATGCTTTCACCTTCCCGTTGTATTCCGCCACAAGGGCGTTCCACCATCGCCGCGCCGTGTCGGgcgaggccgcggccgcggccgctcaGCCCACCGCTGCCCCGTCGATCTCGCCCGTGCAACAACCGGTGTCCGCGCCGGGCGCGCAGCCGCCTTCTAGCCCCGTCGTGGCGCCCGTGCCGTCAGTCACGCCACGGCCTGCTCCGGCTCCGCTGATGCCCGTCGCCGCGGCACCCGCGCCGATGAAGCCGGTGCATTCCCCCGTCACGGCACCCGCGCCCTCGCCCGCAGTTCcagccccgctgccgccgccgacgccag ctccagcagcaggaACCCCCGTAATTCCATCTCCAAAGCCACCTG CTCCAGCTCCAGTGATCGCGTCACCACCGAATCCAAGTCCAGCTCCGACGGTGGCCACACCTCCATCCGCCCAGGACTCTGCGCCACCCACGGACATGCTTGCTTCCGGTGCCGCCGGCCTAGCTGCCTCCACGGGAGCCGTGCTGGTAActgccgtcgccgccatcgCTCTATGTTAG